The Halomonas elongata DSM 2581 DNA segment GCAGCTTCTTGAAGCGATCGAAGTTGTCGAACACCGCCTTGACGGTCTGGTAGACGACATCGGGGTCGGTCTCGGCGGAAGACACGAAGGTCGCCGCCACGCCGAAGGTCTCGACGTCATCCGGATTGCCCTTGTAAAGCCCGCCCGGGATCGTGGACATGGAGTAGTAGGGATACTCTTCCACCAACCCCTGGATGGTCTCGTCGTTGAGCGGAATCAACTTGGAGTCGACTGTGGTGGTGGCTTCCTGAATGGCCCCGTTGGGGTGACCGACCACATAGGCCATGACGTCGATGTTGTTGTCGGCGAGGGCGGAGGCCATCTCGGCGGCATCCAGTTCGGAGGCCAGGGAGAAGGTATCCTCGGTCCAGCCCTTGGCATCCATCACCACTTCCATGGTGTTGCGCTGCCCGGACCCCGGGTTGCCGATGTTGACGCGCTTGCCTTCCAGGTCGTCGAGGGTCTCGACGCCGGAATCGGCGCGGGCCAGCAGGGTCAGCGGCTCGCCATGGACGCGGAACACCGCGCGCAGGTCCTTGTAGGCATCGCCCTCGAAGTTGCCGGTGCCATTGTAGGCCTGATACTGGACGTCGGACTGGGCGACCCCCATGTTCAGCTCACCGCTGCGGATGCCATTGATGTTGGCCACCGAACCGCCGGTGGAGGGAGCGTTACACTTGATGTTGGCGTCTTCCAGACGATTCACCAGACGACACACCGACTGACCGACCACGTAATAGACGCCGGTCTGGCCACCGGTGCCGATGGTGATGAACTGTTCTTCTTCCTGCGCCATGGCCGGCGATGCGAACATCGCGGCCCCGAGCAGGGCGCCGGAGAAAGTGGCGGCAGAGAATACATGGCGTTTCATGAACACACCTCATTGTGACGTTATGGTCGAAGCGTTCGATCGGCGATCTCGTGTCGACGATCGTCGGCGGCTTGCCCGCCCCTTCCTACTTTAGCGAAAACCGCAGCAACATGGTGCGGCATCTTGGCTGCCGTTGCCGTGACAGTCTAGCCGGCCACAACGTTTAGCGTTCGTTAATTTTCATGCCTGACGGTCGACGACGCAACTACACATCCCGGCATGGCGGTTGCCGTTGCCTCGCCATTGCCCCCAGACTACTCATGAAGAATAGCTCCGAACGAGGAGACCGACATGCAGACTCCCGCCCCCTTCATCGAATGCTGTCAGGGCGACATCGCACGTCAGGACGACATGGATGCCGTGGTCAACGCCGCCAATGCGGCCCTGCGCAGCGGCGGCGGCGTTGCGGGCGCCCTGCATCGCGCTGCCGGCCCGGCTCTCGCCGATGCCTGCCGCCCCCTGGCGCCGATCCAGCCCGGCCAGGCGGTGATCACCGAGGCCTTCAAACTCCCCAACCGCTATGTCATCCACTGCCTGGGGCCGGTCTACGGCGTCGACGAGCCATCCGACACCCTGCTCGCCGACTGCTACCGCAATGCCCTGCATCTGGCCCAGCAGCATGGCATCGCACGCCTGGCCTTCCCGGCACTGTCCACCGGCGCCTTCGGTTATCCCGCTTCCGAAGCGGCGCGCATCGCCCTGTCCACGGTGCTCGCCACCCTGCCCGACTGCCCGGCCGTACGCCAGGTTCGCTTCGTGCTGTTCGACGACGCCAGCCGTGCGCTGCATCAACAGTGGCTCGACGCCCTGGTCGGCGACTAGACCACGAGTAACGGGCCACGAGCTGCGCCCCCAAGAGCGGCAACCCGAGACTCGTCGCCCGTCGCCTAGACGTTATAGCCGAGTACGCCCGGCAACCACAGCGCAATGCCCGGGAAAACCACCACCAGTGCCAGGGCGACCGCCATAGCGAGAACGAAGACCATCGCCCAGCCGATGGTCTGCTCCAGACGCACTCGGGCCACCTCGGTGGTCACCATCAGATTGACCGCCACCGGCGGCGTGAACTGGCCGATGGCGATATTCATGGCCAGCAGGATGCCGAACCACACCGGATTCCAGTCGAAATGCTGCATGACCGGTATCAGGATCGGCATCAGGATCAGGTAGATCGAGATGGCATCCAGCAGCATTCCGGCCACCAGCACCGCCAGCATGATCAGCGCCAGCAGCAGGACACCGTTGTCGGACAGGCCGATCACCCATTCCGCCATGTGGCGGAAGGTCCCCAGCATGGTACCGGCCCAGGCGAAGATTCCGGCCAGGGCGATGATCAGCATCACCACCCCGGAGATCACCGCCGCTTCACCGAACAGTTCCCAGAGGTCGCGCCAGCCGAGTTCGCGGGTCAACCAGAGCCCGACCACCACGCCGTAGGCGACCGCCACCACTGCCGCTTCGGTGGGCGTGAAGAGACCGCTGCGCAGGCCGCCCAGGATCAGTATCGGCGCGAACAGGGCCGGAATGGCCTGACGAAAGCTCTCGGCAAGCGGCGGGCGCTCGACATTCTCCGGTGCCTCCCAGCGATAACGACGCGCCAGCCACCAGGCCGGCACCAGCAACGCCGCCCCGGCCAGCATCCCAGGGAACAGCCCGGCAGCAAACAAGGCGCGCAGGTCCACCCCCGGCACCACGATGGAGTACAGGATCAAGGCCACCGAAGGCGGGATCAGGATGGCCGTGGAAGCCGAGGCGGCGATCAGCGTCGCCGAGAAGGGCCGCGGATAGCCGGCCCGGGTCATGCTGGGCAGCATCACCATGGCCACGGCCGCCGCATCGGCGGGCCCCGAGCCACTCATGCCGCCCATGATCATGCACACCAGCACCGCCACCAGCGCCAGCCCGCCGTGGCGCGGGCCGATCAGCGCCTGGGCGAAGCGCACCAGACGCGCCGCCACCCCGGCGCGCTCGAAGATCAGCCCGGTGAGAATGAACAGCGGAATGGCGATCAGGGGATACTTGGCAACACTGTTGTAGGTGTTGGTGCCCAGCGTCGACAGCATCGAGGGAGAAAGCCCGGCGACGATACCCACCGCGCCGGACAGGCCCAATGAGAAGGCCACCGGCACGCCGGCAATCAGCAGGCCGGCAAAGGCCAGCAGCATCCAGAGATCAGGACTCATCGTCGAGCCCTCCGCGCAGGCGCTCGAAAGTCTGCTGGCACTGCCGCCACAGCATCAGCACGGCCAGCAGCGGCAACCAGACCAGATACCACCACTGGGGCAACCCGAGCCCCGGTGAAAGCGTCTCCCACTGATACTCCTGCCAGGCCAGCTTGGCACCGAACCAGGCGATCAGCCCCAGCACGATGAGGCCGCAGAGCCCCTGGAAGAGGATCAGGACACGCCGCGCCGCGGGCGGCAAGGCCCGCTCCAGCAGGCCGATGCGAATATGGCGATGGCGACGCAGGGCCACCGAGGCGCCAGCGAAGGTCAACAGCACCAGTAGAAAGACCGAAAATTCCTCGGTAAAGGCAAAGGAGGCGTCGGTGACATAACGCACCACCACATTGGCCAGGCTGATCAAGCCAATGATCAGAATGGCCAGGGTCGCGAGCACACGCTCGAGTCTTGCATCAGGACGTTTCATGACGGGGGGTTCTTGGCGGGTGAGCGGTAGCGCCCGGCACGCCGACCGGGCGCATTCAGCGCATCATTCGGACGCGTCGATATCGCGGCGGGCCGCCTCCACGATCTCCTCGCCGATACGCGGCACCCACTTGTCATGGACGCTCTCGGTAGCCTCGACGAAGGCCTGGTGCTGCGCTTCGGACAGCTCGGTGACATTCACCCCGCGCTCACGGATCGCCTCCAGCCGCGCGGCCTCTTCCTCACGCGTCTTGGCGATCTCCCAGGCTCCGGCCTCGACGGCCGTCTCGCGCAGCATCTCGCGCTGCGACTCGGAGAGCGAACCCCACACCTGGCGGTTGGCGGCGAACACCAGCGGGTCGTTCATGTAGTTCCACAGGGTCAGGTGCGTCTGCCCCACCTGGTCGATGCGCGCCACATCGAATACCGACAGGGGATTTTCCTGGCCATCCACCGCCCCGGTGGTCAATGCCGGCTTGGCATCGGCCCAGCTCATCTGGGTCGGATTGGCCCCCAGGGCGGTGAAGGTGTCCTGGAACAGCGGCGAGCCCACCACACGGATCTTGAGCCCCTCGAGATCGGCCGGCTCGTCGATGGTACCGCTGGAGTTGGAAAGCTGACGGAAGCCGTTCTCGCCCCAGGCGAGCGGTACCACGCCCTTTTCCTCGATGGCGGAGAAGATCATCTCGCCGGTTTCGCCGCCGGTCACCGCATCGACGGCCTCTGCATCGGGCAGCAGGAAGGGCAACGAGAACAGGTTGAGCGCCGGCACCTGGGGCGACCAGTTGATGGTCGAGCCGACCGCCAGGTCGATCAACCCGGAGCGCATGGCAGAGAACTCCTGGGTCTGGTCACCGCTGACCAGTTGGGCATTGGGATAGACGCGCAGCGTCAGTTCGCCGTCGGAGCGTTCTTCCACCAGCTCGGCCCATTTCTGCGCGGCCTGTCCCCAGGGAAAGGCGTCGGACAACACGGTGGAAACGGAAAGCTCCCGGGCCTGGGCGGTCAATGCCGAGGTCAGGAGGGCGGCGCCAGCCAGGGTGGCGACGAATCGTGAAAGGGGGCGGGTCGTTGGCATGACGTGTCCTTGGTATCCGCGTTGCGGTTATTGATTGTCGGGCCGGCTCCATCTTCTCCAGATGCCAGAGGGCCTTGTTGTTCACAACGTTTAAATATGCATGCAAGACACCGTCCCTCACAAGGGCCGGCTCCCAACGTGGCCAAGCGACAGACACTTTTGTACACAAAAACCATTGCCGATGGGCGCTATAGATTTTATAACTGTATACAAGCACTGTCAGACAATGTGACGCTCACTTGTCTACAAACAATGACACAACAACAAGCTTCGACAGCGCCCCTCTGCTACCCAGCGTGGCGCTCCTGCCACCGACAGTGCCGGGATCCCTCCAACGGCAGGGCCGCTCGAGGCATCGACCCGCTCCAACGACAACATCCAATGAACAGCGGAGACTCATGATGCTCAACAAGACACGACTCGTCCTGGCCACCGCCGCCGCTTCGATGTGCCTGGCTCAGGGCGCCAATGCCGCCCAATACAGCACCACCAAGGTGGAAGCGTTGTATGGCTGGAATTACGAGAGTCAGGCCGGAGCCGGTTTTCCCATCGACAACGAGGAACACGCCATTCTGACCCTGGCCAACGCCACGGGCTGGACCTATGGCGACAGCTTCTTCTTCGTCGATGTCACCAACCTGGATCATGGCAGCGAGGGCGAGGACGACTACGGCAGCGTGCACGCCGAGTGGAACCTGCGCGGCAACATCGGTGAGCTCAGTGGCCACGACCTGTCCATCGGGCCGGTCAGCGACTTCTATGTCACCGGGCAACTGGACATCGATCGCAACTCCTCGGTACGCAAGACCACCCATATGGCCGGCCTGTCCGCCGACCTGCAGATACCGGGCTTCCAGTTCTTCAAGCTCTTTGCCATGTATCGCAACGACGAGAGCAGCGCGGCCCGCGGCAGTTCCGAGCAGTACACGGCGGCGTGGAACCTGCCCTTCACGCTGGGCGGCGCCGACTTCAGCTTCGAGGGCTTCATCGACTACATCACCGAGGAAGGCGACCTGGAAGCCCAGTTGCTGACCCAGCCGCAACTGGTCTGGCACGCCACCGAGCATCTCGGCATCGGCATGGAATATCAGCACTGGGAAAACAAGTTCGGCCTGGAGGACACCGACGAGTCCTTTCCACAGGCCATGGTTCGCTGGACCTTCTAGGCACTATCCGGAAAGTGTCTACGCTCGGTTATACGACGCTGAAAATCCAATCAAAATGCTCATTTATTCCCTGTGAACTCTGCGTTTTGACTCGTGACATCCCTGTCACTCGCGGGTAGAGCCGAGCGGCTCTACCCGCGCCCCTGCCCGCGCACGCCACCTCGTCTGCTATGCTGGCGACTTCCTGCTCGCCATCGACCGAGGAAGCCTCGTGCCACTTCGCGACCTGTCCATCGGCCTGGGTGTCATCGTCATCTGGGCGCTGAACATCATCGTCATCAAGGTCGGCGTGGCCGACATGCCACCCCTGCTGCTGACCACGCTGCGCTTTGCCCTGGTGGCCCTGCTGCTCGTGCCCTTTCATCCGGTCGCCCGCCACCAGCTGCCCTTTCTGGCCTTGCTGTCGCTGACCTTCGGCACGCTGCACTTCGCCCTGCTGTTCATCGGCCTCGGTCAGGCCGAAGCGGGAACCGGCGCCCTGCTGGTACAGATGGGCACGCCCTTCGCCACCCTGCTGGCGGTGATCGTGCTCAAGGAGCGCCTGGGGTTCCGCCGCCTGACGGGCCTGATCCTCTCCTTCGCCGGCATCATGGTGCTGGCCGGCGGCCCGACATTGCCCGCCCCGCTGCCCACCGCCCTGCTGCTCACCAGTGCTCTCGGCTGGGCCATCTCGCAGTTGCTGATCAAGCGCGGGCCCAATGTGCCGCCCCTGGCACTGGCCGGCTGGGTGGCCCTGTTCGCCATCCCACAGGTCGCGCTGGGGTCATGGTGGCTCGAACGGGACCAACTGGCAGCGCTCGGTGACGCCGGCTGGATCGGCTGGGGGGCAGTCTTCTACACGGCGGTGATGTCCTCGATCGTCGCCTATGGCGCCTGGTATGGCTTGCTGCGCCGTCACCCCGTCAATCGCGTGGTGCCGTTGACGCTGCTGGTTCCGGTACTCGCGGTGGGGCTCGGCGTCTTGCTGCTCGGCGATTCACTGGGCCCCCACAAGCTGATCGGGGGCGGCCTGGTGATCGTCGGCATCGGCTTGATCGTGCTGCGCTTCAGGAAACGGGGTGGCACGCCGCGTCGAGCGTCGTGAAGGCCCGGCACACGGCCGGACCAGGGGAGATGCGTCACGCCACAGCGGGACGCTTTGCGACAGTTATTCCTGGAAGGGAGCGATATCCCCGCGTCCCTCGCGGACGATCTGCGGCGGAAGTTCGCGCAGATCGATGACGCTGGTCGGTTCCAGGTGACAGGCGCCGCCATCGATGACCAGATCCAGGTGCGCGCCGAAGCGCTCGCGGATTTCCTCGGCCTCGGTCATCGGCTGCTCTTCCCCCACCGGGATCAGCGTCACGCTCATCAAGGGTTCACCCAGCTCGGCGAGCAGCGCCCGGGGAATCGGATGGTCCGGCACACGCACGCCGATGGAGCGACGCTTGGGATGCAGCAACAGCCGCGGCACCTCGCTGGTGGCCTGGAGGATGAAGGTATAGGCGCCGGGCGTATGCGCCTTGAGCAGGCGAAAGACGGCGTTGTCCACCTTGGCGTAGGTGCCGATCTCGGACAGGTCCGAGCACACCAGGGTGAAGTTGTGCTTGTCATCGAGGGAACGCAACCACTTGATGCGCTCGATGGCCTTCTTGTCGCCGAGATGGCAGCCCAGGGCATAACCCGAGTCGGTGGGATAGGCGATCACGCCGCCATCGCGGATGATACGGACCGCCTGATCGATGAGTCGCTTCTGGGGATTTTCGGGATGAATCTGGAAGAACTGGCTCATGGGCGCTCCCTGTTCTGTCGGGGACATTCGCCGGCTCAGGCCGCCGGCATGGAGCGGCCGAACGTGGCCGCGAGACGAGGATGGGTCCAGACCGGTGCCACCGCCGTACGCGGCACCGCTGTCATGCTGCCCGGTGCCAGGTGGCCGCCGGGGAAGTGGAAGTCGCTGCCGAGCGAGGCCAGCAGGCCCCGCTCGTCCAGTTGGCGCGCCAGGTCGCGCGTGACATCGGGATTCTGGAAGCCGCTGACCAGCTCGGAGGCCTGGCCTCCGGCGGCATGGAAGTCGTCGAGCAGTTGCCCGCGCTTGCGACGGGTCAGGCCGTAACGCAGCGGATGCGCCAGCGCCGCCACGCCGCCGGCATCGAGCACCCAGGCCACGACCGTGGAAAGCGGCGGCCAATGGGCCTTGATGTCCCCCGCCTTGCCGTTGCCCAGATGACGACGAAAGGCAGTGGCCATATCGGGGACCAGCTCCGCCGCCACCAGCGCCCGCGCGAAGTCCGGGCGGCCCAGGGGGCGATCCGAGCCAGCCTGTTCCCGGGCTCGCTCGAGGGCGTTCGCCAGGCCGATCCGTTCCATGCGCGCGGCGATCTGCACGGCACGGCGCTCGCGCGCCTCGGCCTGATGCTCCAGTCCCACGGCAAGCTCGCCCTGAACGCCCGCCGGCAGCAACCCCACCACATGGATGTTGAGGCCCCGCCATTGGCAGGACAGCTCGGTGCCGGGCAGCACCACCACGCCGTGACGCTCGCCGGCAGCACGCGCCCGTTCGACACCGGCGACGGTATCGTGGTCGGTCAATGCCATGTGGGTCAGCCCACGCGCCGCGCACGCCTCGACCAGCGCCTCGGGCGACAGGGCCCCATCGGACGCGGTGGAGTGCATGTGAAGGTCGATGGAGAGCGCTTCGCCCTCGAAACGCTCGGGAAGTGCATTCATTGGCATGACGCCGGCAGGTGTCTTTGTCAGAATAACGTCCATGTTGCTCGCGCGGCCCATGGGGGTCAATGCTGAGCCCTCTCGTTCACGCGGTGCAAGCCGCTTTACCGAGGACTATCCGAGATGCTCTACGCCATCATCAGTGAAGATGTGAATGACAGCCTGGAGCGGCGCCTGGCCGCACGTCCCGACCACCTGGCCCGCCTCGAGGCGCTGCGCGACGAGGGTCGCCTGGTGCTGGCCGGCCCGCACCCCGCCATCGACAGCGAGTCGCCGGGCGACGCGGGTTTCAGCGGCAGCCTGGTGATCGCCGAGTTCGACGACCTGGAAAGTGCACAGGCCTGGGCCGACGCCGACCCCTTCGTCATCGCCGGCGTCTACGCCAGGGTCACCGTGAAGCCCTTCAAGCGGGTGCTGCCCTGATCCCGGCGACGCCTTGAGTTATCCACCGCGGATTTCCCACAGATACTGTGGATAACATTGTTGAAACGCCGCGGACGCATCTCCCAGGCCCGGTCGCCATGCCGCCATGACGACATCGATCAAATTTTGACCAACAGACGCGGAGTCACGTCTTGCCCCCCGCCCATGATCCGTTGCCGCCGCTCGCCGGCCTGACCCGGGCCCACCTCGACTGGCGACCCGACGACGGCGGGGAAGACACGCCGCACTCGAGCGAATTCGACGATGTCTATTTCTCGCGCCATGACGGACGCGCCGAGACCGAGCACGTCTTCCTCGACGCCAACCGCCTGCCCGAGCGTTTCCAGGACTGGACGGAAGACCGTCCATTCGTCATCGGCGAGACCGGCTTCGGCACCGGGCTGAACATGCTGTGTGCCTGGGCCTGTTTCGATGCCCATGCGCCCGCCCGCGCCAGGCTGCACCTGGTCTCCACGGAGCTCTACCCGCTCGACCGTCGTGACCTGGCCAGGGCTCTGGCCGCCTGGCCCGACCTTGCCGACCGCGCGGCGGTGCTGCTGGCCCAGTGGCCCGAGCCGGTCAGCGGCGTGCACCGCCTGTGGCTCGACGCTCGCGTGACCCTGGACCTGCACTTCGGCGACACGGCCGAGCGCCTGCGATGGCTCGACGGCCGAGTCGATGCCTGGTTCCTCGATGGCTTCGCCCCTGCCCGCAATCCCGACATGTGGCAGCCGGCGCTGTTCGCCGCCATGGCGGCGCGCTCGCGCCCCGGTGCTACCTTCGCCACCTTCACCTGTGCCGGTGTGGTCAAGCGCGGCCTCGCGGCCGCCGGTTTCGCCTGGCGCAAGGTGCCCGGCTTCGGTCGCAAGCGCGAGATGCTCGCCGGCGAGATCGCCACGCCTCCGGCGGACGAACGTCGTCGTGCCACGCCCTGGTTCACACCGCCCGCCCCTTGCCCGAGGCGGCGAGTGGCGGTCATCGGCGGCGGCATCGCCGGCACCAGCGTGGCCGCCGCCCTGGCCCGGCGCGGCGTGGCGGTGACGCTGATCGACCGCGAAGGCCCCGGTGCCGGTGCCTCCGGCAATCGCCAGGGCGTGCTCTACGTCAAGCTCGCCGCCGAGACCAACGACCAGAGTCGCTGCTATCTGGCCGGCCTGCTGCACAGCCGACGCTGGCTCGATGCACTCGACCCCGATGGCAGCCTGTGGCAACCCTGCGGCGTACTGCAGCTTGCCACCACCCCGCGCGAGGCGAAGCGCCAGACCGCCTTCCTCGCCAACCATCCGCTGCCCGACAGCGTGGTGCGCGGCGTGTCCTCGGAGCAGGCCAGCCAGCTCGCCGACATCCCGATCGAGAATGGCGGCCTCGAGTACCCGCTTGCCGGCTGGGTGCGGCCGGATGCGCTGTGTCGACGACTCGCCGCCACGCCCGGCGTGACCTTACTGCGCGCCGAGGTCGACGACATCACCGCCACGCCCGAGGGATGGCGGCTGTCGATGACGACCGACCAAGGGCCAGACGAGTTCGATGCCGATCAGGTGGTGATCGCCACGGCTAGCCTGGCCAACCGTTTCACCCAGACCGCCGACCTGCCACTCCAGCCGGTGCGCGGCCAGGTCTCGAGCCTGACGCTGCCCGAGAACGCCCCCGCACCGAGCCGGGTGATCTGCGCGGGCGGCTATGTGGCACCGCCCCGGGAGGGCCGGCTGACCTTCGGCGCCACCTTCCGCCCCAACGAGACGGATACCCGGGTGAGCGACGCCGACCACCGGGCCAACCGCGACGAACTGACCCGCACCCTCCCCGGCTATGCCGCGGCCCTGGAAGGATCGGGAGCACCGCTCGACACGGCGGCATTCGACGGGCGCGCTGCGGTGCGCGCGGCGAGTCCGGACAAGACACCCTACGCCGGTCCCGTCCCGGACGCCGCCGCCTGGCGCCAGGCCTATGCGCTGCTGGCCAAGGACGCCACCCGGATTCCCGACCTCGCCGGACAGCATCATCCGGGGTTGTGGATCAGTGCCGCCCATGGCTCCCGAGGACTGGCCAGCGCCCCGCTATGCGCCGAGGTCATCGCCTCGCGCATCTGCGACGAACCGATGCCCCTGGAAGCGCCCCTGGTCGACCACCTGCATCCGGGACGACGACTGATCCGCGAGCTGATTCGCGGCGGCTGAGAAAGAGACTCTATTAGTTATCGGCCAGCCTCCCCAACGAGCGCCGGTCGAGACACCGATAAGTGAAGGAAGGCCGCCCCACCTGACCGTAGTGGAAGGATTCGTCGAGCAACTCGATGTCGGTCAGGTACTTGAGATACTTGCGCACCGAGACCCGCGACATGCCGGTGGCCGGCAGCAAGGCCTCGGTGGTGAAGGCGTCGTCATCGAGTTCGAGGATCGCCCTCGCCACTCGCGTCAGGGTCGGCACGGTCAGTCCCTTGGGCAGATCGCCTGCCCGACGCGGCGCGGAAGGCTGAGCCGGCTGGAACAACCGATCAATATCGCGCTGGGCCACCTGGCTCGGCAGTTCGGCCAGGGCGTCGCGTGCCTGTCGGCAGGCCAGCAGAGCATCGCGGAAGCGCTCGAAGGTGAATGGCTTGACCAGATAGTCGCTGACCCCCAGGCGTCGCGCGGTGCGCACCATTGCGGTCTCGGCGGCGGCGGTGATCAGCACCACCTCGACATCGCGTCCGTTGCGCTGCAGATACCGGACGACCTCGAGGCCGCTGCGATTGCGCAGGTAGATGTCGAGCAACACGAGGTCAACCGCCTCGCGCTCGAGCACATCGATCGCCGCCGGCACGCCATCGCACTGGGCGACCAGTTGCATGTCGTCCAGTCGATTGAGGTACTCGACATTGAGGCGCATGACCATGGGGTCATCCTCGACGATCAGCACGCGCATCATCCTTCTCCTTCGCCGCTTTGCGAAGCCACCGGATAAGGCAGCTCGACTTCGAACAAGGCGCCCCGGCCCGTCTCGCTGTAGACCGCCAGGCTGCCGCCGCACGCCTCGACCCGTTCACGTACCGCACTCAACCCCAGGCCACGACGCACGCCCTTGGTCGAGACACCGGGCTCGAACAACCGCTCGCGAACCCGGGGCGCAATGCCATCGCCGGTGTCCTGAACGTGCACGTCGAGCAGGTCTTCGTCCCAACTCAGCGTCAACGTCACGCACCGTTCGTCTCGGCCCTCGACGGCATCGAAGGCGTTTTCCAGCAAATTGCCCAGCACCGTGACCAACGTATGCGCCGATGCCGACTCGGCCGGCGTGGGCAGGCTCGACTCGAGCAACACCTCGAGGTGCAGATTGCGCTCCCGGGCCTCACTGCACTTGCCGAGCAGAAAGCCTGCCAGCACCGGATCTTCGATGTCCGAAGCCAGGACCACCCCCTGTGTGACGTGATGATCGACCAGTTCCCCCAGATAGCCGCGCAGGCTGTCGAGATCTCCCATCTGCGCCAGCCCCAGCATGACATGGCGCTGATTCTTGAACTCATGGGTGGTAGCGCGCAGGGCCTCCGCGTAGCGACTGACGCCGGTCAACTGCTCGGCCAGGGCATTGACCTCGCTCTTGTCGCGAAAGGTAGCGATGGCGCCGATCACTTGCCCACGATGATGGATCGGCAGGCGATTGGCGAGCACCACCTGGCCGTTGAGGTCGAGTTCCCGATCGAGCTTCTCGCCATCGCCGGCGAGCACCTCGGGCAAGCCGCTGTGCGGCAGATAGTCGGCCACCGCCTCGCCCAGGGGCGGCGACCCCAGCCCGGCACCGGCCAGCAGTTGCCGGGCAGTCGGATTGGCCAGGGTGATGCGCGCTTCGCGATCCACCGCCAGGATCCCCTCATGCACTGAAGCCAGCATGGCCTGGCGCTCCTCCACCAGGCGCGTGATCTGATAGGGCTCGAGCCCCAGTAGTACGCGTTTGATGTAGCGTGCCAACCAGCGTGCGCCCAGGGCACCGACGATCATCAGCAGGAGCACCCCGACCATCACGTCACGACGGTTATCGGCGAGCAACGCCCCCAGGGAATCGAGCGTCACTCCCACCGCTACCGCGCCGATCACCTCGCCCTGGTCATCGCGAACTGGCGCGAAGCCACGGATGCTGGTGCCCAGGGTACCCTCCGCCCGCGAGTGATAGACCTCGCCGGCCAGAGCCCGGTCTTCGTCGCCACCGCGGAAGTGGTGACCGATGCGTGACGGCTCCGGGTGAGTCAGACGCGTCGAACGGTCGTCCATGACCACCATGAAATCGACGCCCAGACGTTGCCGCAGCCCGTCGATACGCGATTGGAGGGCAGCGTCCCCCGTAGCGACGGCTGGCT contains these protein-coding regions:
- a CDS encoding response regulator, giving the protein MMRVLIVEDDPMVMRLNVEYLNRLDDMQLVAQCDGVPAAIDVLEREAVDLVLLDIYLRNRSGLEVVRYLQRNGRDVEVVLITAAAETAMVRTARRLGVSDYLVKPFTFERFRDALLACRQARDALAELPSQVAQRDIDRLFQPAQPSAPRRAGDLPKGLTVPTLTRVARAILELDDDAFTTEALLPATGMSRVSVRKYLKYLTDIELLDESFHYGQVGRPSFTYRCLDRRSLGRLADN
- the mnmC gene encoding bifunctional tRNA (5-methylaminomethyl-2-thiouridine)(34)-methyltransferase MnmD/FAD-dependent 5-carboxymethylaminomethyl-2-thiouridine(34) oxidoreductase MnmC, which produces MPPAHDPLPPLAGLTRAHLDWRPDDGGEDTPHSSEFDDVYFSRHDGRAETEHVFLDANRLPERFQDWTEDRPFVIGETGFGTGLNMLCAWACFDAHAPARARLHLVSTELYPLDRRDLARALAAWPDLADRAAVLLAQWPEPVSGVHRLWLDARVTLDLHFGDTAERLRWLDGRVDAWFLDGFAPARNPDMWQPALFAAMAARSRPGATFATFTCAGVVKRGLAAAGFAWRKVPGFGRKREMLAGEIATPPADERRRATPWFTPPAPCPRRRVAVIGGGIAGTSVAAALARRGVAVTLIDREGPGAGASGNRQGVLYVKLAAETNDQSRCYLAGLLHSRRWLDALDPDGSLWQPCGVLQLATTPREAKRQTAFLANHPLPDSVVRGVSSEQASQLADIPIENGGLEYPLAGWVRPDALCRRLAATPGVTLLRAEVDDITATPEGWRLSMTTDQGPDEFDADQVVIATASLANRFTQTADLPLQPVRGQVSSLTLPENAPAPSRVICAGGYVAPPREGRLTFGATFRPNETDTRVSDADHRANRDELTRTLPGYAAALEGSGAPLDTAAFDGRAAVRAASPDKTPYAGPVPDAAAWRQAYALLAKDATRIPDLAGQHHPGLWISAAHGSRGLASAPLCAEVIASRICDEPMPLEAPLVDHLHPGRRLIRELIRGG
- the dcuS gene encoding DcuS/MalK family sensor histidine kinase, with the translated sequence MPRPHLRLNSLIFLLVAVMVILSLGLALWLFTAQLDEALEQSQARRVTDLAQTLADESGVRAALLERRRQPAVATGDAALQSRIDGLRQRLGVDFMVVMDDRSTRLTHPEPSRIGHHFRGGDEDRALAGEVYHSRAEGTLGTSIRGFAPVRDDQGEVIGAVAVGVTLDSLGALLADNRRDVMVGVLLLMIVGALGARWLARYIKRVLLGLEPYQITRLVEERQAMLASVHEGILAVDREARITLANPTARQLLAGAGLGSPPLGEAVADYLPHSGLPEVLAGDGEKLDRELDLNGQVVLANRLPIHHRGQVIGAIATFRDKSEVNALAEQLTGVSRYAEALRATTHEFKNQRHVMLGLAQMGDLDSLRGYLGELVDHHVTQGVVLASDIEDPVLAGFLLGKCSEARERNLHLEVLLESSLPTPAESASAHTLVTVLGNLLENAFDAVEGRDERCVTLTLSWDEDLLDVHVQDTGDGIAPRVRERLFEPGVSTKGVRRGLGLSAVRERVEACGGSLAVYSETGRGALFEVELPYPVASQSGEGEG
- a CDS encoding PHP domain-containing protein → MPMNALPERFEGEALSIDLHMHSTASDGALSPEALVEACAARGLTHMALTDHDTVAGVERARAAGERHGVVVLPGTELSCQWRGLNIHVVGLLPAGVQGELAVGLEHQAEARERRAVQIAARMERIGLANALERAREQAGSDRPLGRPDFARALVAAELVPDMATAFRRHLGNGKAGDIKAHWPPLSTVVAWVLDAGGVAALAHPLRYGLTRRKRGQLLDDFHAAGGQASELVSGFQNPDVTRDLARQLDERGLLASLGSDFHFPGGHLAPGSMTAVPRTAVAPVWTHPRLAATFGRSMPAA
- a CDS encoding YciI family protein, which translates into the protein MLYAIISEDVNDSLERRLAARPDHLARLEALRDEGRLVLAGPHPAIDSESPGDAGFSGSLVIAEFDDLESAQAWADADPFVIAGVYARVTVKPFKRVLP